Within the Rhizobium sp. 007 genome, the region TTGCCGTCCGGCAGATAGCGCCCCAGGTCGCCGGTCCGGTACAGCCGATCGCCGTCCACAAAGGACGGCGAGAACCGCTCGCCGTCAGCTCGGGCGGTTCAGGTAGCCCCGCGCAACCCCTGCCCCGCCGATGTAAAGCTCCCCACCGCCCCGAACGGCACGGGCGCACCATGACCGTCCAGCAGATACACCCGCGTGTTGGCAATCGGACGGCCGATCGTCTCAACGACAGCCTCTCCCCTCGGCATGCAAATCCAGGTCGAGTACGTCGTCGTCTCCGAAGGAGCGTACAGATTACAGATCTTCTCTACGCCACTGCTCTCGAAGACCCTCTCGATCAGATCTGCCTTCAGCCGCTCACCCGCCAAATTGATGACGCTGGTCGAAGCCGGCACGGCTTGCTGGTCGACCAGAGCGGCGATCGCCGAGGGGACCGTGTTGATCAAGGAGACATCCAAGGGCGTCTGCGCCAGCGCCAGTGCATCCTCGACAAGATAAAGCGTGCTTCCTTGCGACAGCGGAACGAAGCACTCATAGACGGACAAATCAAAACTGATCGAGGTAGAAAACAGCGTGCGGCTGATCTCTGACTCCGCAAATACGCCGCTGCTCCAATGCAGCAGGTTGACGGTGCTGGCATGCTCGACCATGACGCCCTTTGGGGTTCCGGTTGAGCCTGAGGTGTAGATGACATAGGCGAGATGGCGTGGGTCAGGCCAAGGGCGCGGGTCCGGGTTCGAGGCCGGCAGTTCGGCCCAGGCCGGGGGCCGTCTCCAGATCGACCACCGTCAGATCGGCGAGCGCCTCCGGGCCGAGTGCGGCGCGTCCGGCCGCATCGCAAAGCAGCAGGTGCGGTGCGGCATCCTCGAGCACCTGCCGCAGCCGCGCCGACGGATAGGCCGGATCCAGCGGCAGATAGGCGCCGCCCGCCTTGAGGATCGCCAAAAGTCCCACCACCATCGCCGGGCTGCGCTCCAGGCAGATCGCCACCGGCTGATCCGGCTTCACACCCAGCGCAATCAGATGATGGGCCAGCCGGTTGGCCCGGGCGTTGAGCTCGCCATAGCTCAGGCGGTCGTCCTCATGGACGAGGGCGACGGCTTCGGGTGCGCGCCGGACCTGCTGCTCGAACAGCTCGTGGATGCACCGCTCCGACGGATAGGCCGCCGCCGTCCGGTTCAGATCCTCCAGCAGATAGCTGCGCTCGGCGGCCGGCAGGATATCGAGCTCGCGCACCGGCCTATTGGGGGCATGCTCCAGCGCCTCGGCCAATTGCTCGAGCACCTGCTGCATGTAGCCGCAGACCCGATCCGCAGACACGGGCTCCGCCACCTGCGCCGTCAGGCCGAGCGCCTCGCCAAAATCCTCCACCGACAGGGTCAGCGGATAGTTGGTGCGCTCCTCGCCGCCCAGCCATTCCATGCCGGACAGGAGATCATCCGCTTCGCAGGCGAGCGCCGGCGTGTTGTGACGGTAGTTCAACAGCGCGCTGAACAGCGGCGCCGGCGCCGCCACCCCGCTGCAGCGTTGCGCCAGCGCCAGCGAGGCATGCTCGTGCGCCAGCAGCTCGGAAAGCCGCGCATGGGTGGTCCGCACGCTCGCCTCGACCCCGGTCCCGTCGAGGTCGAGCCGCACAGGCAGGGTGTTGATGAACAGGCCCAGCGCCCGGTCGGCGCCCGCACCCGCATGCATGCGGCCGAACAGCACCGTGCCGAACACCACCTGCTCACGGCCGCTTGCACGCGCCACCACCTGCCCCCAGGCCAGATGGCAAAGGCTCGCCAGGCTTACCCCGAGCCGCCGCGCTTGTTGCCGCAGCCGATCGTTGAGCGCCTGCGGCAGCATCCGCCGCGCCTCGTGAGACCCGATGCCATCACCATAGACCTCGCTCAGCCCAAACGGCATGGTCGGCTCGTCGATGTCGGCCAACTGTTCCTGGAAGAACTCTTCATGCGCCTTGGCATCAACCCCCAGCCGCGCCTGCGCCACCAGATTGCGGAACGGCTGCGGTGCTGCCAGCTCATGCGCACGCCCGTCGAGCACGGCCCGCACCTCGGCATGCATCACTTCCAGCGTCGTGTGATCCCCGATCAGATGATGCTGCAGCTCCAGCAGCAGCCAGCGCCCGCTGCCCGGCTCGCGCGCGATCACAAACCGCAACAGCGGCGCCCGGCCAAGGTCGATGCGCTGCCGGCGTGGATCAAACCGGCGCCGGAGCTCATCGGCGCCGGAACCGTCACAGTCATCCAGCTCGACCTCGCTCACCTGTGCGGCGCACGCCGCCACACCACCTGGCCGGGCTCGACAGCCCCTCCCAGACAAAGGCGGTGCGCAGGATGTCGTGCCGATCCACCACCTGCTGAACCGCGCCAAGATAGCGGTCCAGCAGGCCACGCTCGGCGAACGCCATCTGCGAGACCAGCAGATATGGATCGCCCCGGCTGGCCAGCAGATGATGGAACAGGATGCCGTCCTGCAGCGGCGACAGGCCATAAATGTCCTGGATGTTGCCGACGCCGCCGGGAACCGTGGCGACGATCCGGTCGATCTCCTCCTGGGTCAGATCGATGAGCGGCAGCATCTGCGGCGTAATCGCCGTACTCTCCTCGGTGATCAGGTTGGCAGGCACCGCCACCTCGTGATGGCTGCCCAGGCTTGCGGCAGATCGGCCAGCACCGGCCTGGCGAACAGGGTGCGCACCTCCACCCCCAGCGACAGCCGCCGCAGCCGCTCCATCAATTGAACCGCCAGGAGCGAGTGGCCGCCGAGCTCGAAGAAGTGGTCGTGGCGTCCGACCCGCTCCAGCCCCAGAAGCTCGGCCCAGATCCCGGCCAGCGCCGTCTCGATCCCGCCTGCGGCGCCTCATAGGCGGCGCGCATAGGCGTCGTCGGCCGGCGCCGGCAGCCCCTTGCGGTCGAGCTTGCCGTTCGCCGTCAAGGGCAGCGCTTCGAGCCGCACGAACGCCGACGGCACCATGTAGTCCGGCAGCCGCCCGCCCAGATGCGCCCGCAAGGCGCCGGCCAGCCCGCTTCCATCGTCGTCGTCCGATCCGGCCTCGGGTCCACACACGACATAGGCGACAAGGTGCTTGTCGCCGGCGCGGTCCTGGCGCGCCACCACCGCCGCCTCGCGCACCCGGGCGTGCTCGCAAAGCCGTGCGGCGATCTCGCCCGGCTCGATGCGGAAGCCGCGGATCTTCACCTGGTCGTCGTTGCGGCCGAGGAACTCCAGATTGCCGTCCGGCAGATAGCGCCCCAGATCGCCGGTCCGGTACAGCCGCGCCCCTGCCTCATCGCTGAACGGATCGGCCAAAAACCGCTCGGCGGTCAGCTCGGGGCGGTTGAGGTAGCCACGCGCTACACCGGCACCCCCGATATACAACTCCCCGACCGCTCCATACGGAACCGGCGCACCATGTCCGTCCAGCAGATACACCCGCGTGTTGGCAATCGGACGGCCGATCGTCTCAACGACAGCCTCTCCCCTCGGCATGCAAATCCAGGTCGAGTACGTCGTCGTCTCCGAAGGAGCGTACAGATTACAGATCTTCTCTACGCCACTGCTCTCGAAGACCCTCTCGATCAGATCTGCCTTCAGCCGCTCACCCGCCAAATTGATCACGCTGGTCGAAGCCGGCACGGCTTGCTGGTCGACCAGAGCGGCGATCGCCGAGGGGACCGTGTTGATCAAGGAGACATCCAAGGGCGTCTGCGCCAGCGCCAGTGCATCCTCGACAAGATAAAGCGTGCTTCCTTGCGACAGCGGAACGAAGCACTCATAGACGGACAAATCAAAACTGATCGAGGTAGAAAACAGCGTGCGGCTGATCTCTGACTCCGCAAACACGCCGCTGCTCCAATGCAGCAGGTTGACGGTGCTGGCGTGCTCGACCATGACGCCCTTTGGGGTTCCGGTGGAGCCGGAGGTGTAGATGACATAGGCGAGATGGCGTGCGGTCAGGCCAAGGGCGCTCGGGTCCGGGTTCGAGGCGGGCAGTTCGGCCCAGGCCGGGGTCGCCGTCTCCAGATCGACCACCGTCAGATCGACAAGCGCCTCGGGGCCGAGTGCGGCGCGGCCGGCCGCGTCGCAAAGCAGCAGCCGCGGTGCGGCATCATCGAGGACCTGCCGCAGCCGCGCGCACGGATAGGCCGGGTCCAGCGGCAGATAGGCGCCGCCCGCCTTCAGGATCGCCAGCAGTCCCACCACCATCGACGGACTGCGCTCCAGGCAGATCGCCACACGGTCGTCCGGCCTGACCCCGAGCCCGATCAGATGATGGGCCAGCCGGTTGGCCTGGGCGTTGAGCTCGCCATAGCTCAGGCGCTCCTCCTCATGGACGAGGGCGACGGCTTCGGGTGCGCGCCGGACCTGCTGCTCGAACAGCTCGTGGATGCAGCGCTCCGACGGATAATCCGCCGCCGTCCGGTTCAGATCCTCCAGCAGATAGCTGCGTTCGGCGGCCGGCAGGATGTCGAGCTCGCGCACCGGCCTATTGGGGGCATGCTCCAGCGCCTCGGCCAGTTGCTCGAGCACCTGCTGCATGTAGCCGCAGACCCGATCCGCAGACACAGGCTCCACCACCTGCGCCGTCAGGCCGAGCGCCTCGCCAAAATCCTCCACCGACAGGGTCAGCGGATAGTTGGTGCGCTCCTCGCCGCCCAGCCATTCCATGCCGGACAGCCCATCCTCCGCTTCGCAGGCGAGCGCCGGCGTGTTGTGACGGTAGTTCAACAGCGCGCTGAACAGCGGCGCCGGCGCCGCCACCCCGCTGCAGCGTTGCGCCAGCGCCAGCGACGCATGCTCGTGCGCCAGCAGCTCGGAAAGCCGCGCATGGGTGGTCCGCACGCTCGCCTCGACCCCGGTCCCGTCGAGGTCGAGCCGCAATGGCAGGGTGTTGATGAACAGGCCCAGCGCCCGGTCGGCGCCCGCACCGGCATGCATGCGGCCGAACAGCACCGTGCCGAACACCACCTGCTCACGGCCGCTTGCACGCGCCACCACCTGCCCCCAGGCCAGATGGCAAAGGCTCGCCAGGCTTACCCCGAGCCGCCGCGCTTGTTGCCGCAGCCGATCGTTGAGCGCCTGCGGCAGCATCCGCCGCGCCTCGTGAGACCCGATGCCATCACCATAGACCTCGCTCAGCCCAAACGGCATGGTCGGCTCGTCGATGTCGGCCAACTGTTCCTGGAAGAACTCTTCATGCGCCTTGGCATCAACCCCCAGCCGCGCCTGCGCCACCAGATTGCGGAACGGCTGCGGCGCTGCCAGCTCATGCGCACGCCCGTCGAGCACGGCCCGCACCTCGGCATGCATCACTTCCAGCGTCGTGTGATCCCCGATCAGATGATGCTGCAGCTCCAGCAGCAGCCAGCGCCCGCTGCCCGGCTCGCGCGCGATCACAAACCGCAACAGCGGCGCCCGGCCAAGGTCGATGCGCTGCCGGCGTGGATCAAACCGGCGCCGGAGCTCCTCGGCGCCGGAACCGTCACAGTCATCCAGCTCGACCTCGCTCACCTGCAGCGGCGCTTTCCGCCAGACCACCTGGGCCGGGCTCGACAGCCCCTCCCAGACAAAGGCGGTGCGCAGGATGTCGTGCCGATCCACGACTTGCTGAACCGCCGCTAGATAGCGCTCCAGCAGACCCCGGTCGGCGAACGCCATCTGCGAGACCAGCAGATATGGATCGCCCCGGCTGGCCAGCAGATGATGGAACAGGATGCCGTCCTGCAGCGGCGACAGGCCATAAATGTCCTGGATGTTGCCGACGCCGCCGGGAACCGTGGCGACGATCCGGTCGATCTCCGGCTGGGCCAGCGCGATGAGCGGCAGCATCTGCGGCGTAATCGCCGTACTCTGCTTGGTGATCAGGTTGGCAGGCACCGCCACCTCGTGATGGCTGCCAAGGCTGGCGGCAAGATCGGCCAGCACCGGCCTGGCGAACAGGGTGCGCACCTCCACCCCGAGCGACAGCCGCCGCAGCCGCTCCATCAGCTGCACCGCCAGCAAGGAATGTCCGCCGAGCTCGAAGAAGTGGTCGTGGCGGCCGACCCGCTCGACCCCGAGAAGCTCCGCCCAGATGCCGGCCAGCATCGTCTCGATCTCGCCCTGCGGCGCCTCGTAGGTGCGGCGCACATAGGCGTCGTCCTCCGGCGAAGGCAGCCCCTTGCGGTCGAGCTTGCCGTTCGCCGTCAAGGGCAGCGCCTCGAGCCGCACGAACGCCGACGGCACCATGTAGTCCGGCAGCCGCCCGCCCAGATGCGCCCGCAAGGCGACGGCCAGCCCGCTTCCATCCTCGTCGTCCGATCCTGCCTCGGGTCCACACACGACATAGGCGACAAGGTGCTTGTCGCCGGCGCGGTCCTGGCGCGCCACCACCGCCGCCTCGCGCACCCGGGCGTGCTCGCAAAGCCGTGCGGCGATCTCGCCCGGCTCGATGCGGAAGCCGCGGATCTTCACCTGGTCGTCGTTGCGGCCGAGGAAACTCCAGATTGCCGTCCGGCAGATAACGCCCCAGGTCGCCGGTCCGGTACAGCCGGGCGCCTGCCTCATCGCTGAACGGATCGGCCAAAAACCGCTCGGCCGTCAGCTTGGGCCGGTTCAGGTAGCCCCGCGCAACCCCTGCCCCGCCGATGTAAAGCTCGCCCACCGCCCCGAACGGCACGGGCTGGGCAAACCGATCCAACAGATAGGCCACCGAATTGCGAATTGGTCGACCCAGCGGCACCCGTTGCCGGCCATCGAACTCAGCAGGCACCGGATAGCAAAGACTAAAGGTGGTGTTCTCTGTCGGGCCGTAGCCATTTGAGATTCGCAGCGTCGGATGTCGCTTCTGGCATGCCCTGATGGAAGCGATGGAGACCTCCTCGCCCCCGACCAGCAGTTGCTGTAGCCGATTGGTGCTCCGCCCCTCCGCGACATAGACGTCGAACAACCGGGCAGTCATCCAAGCGATGGTGACGCCTTGGTCCTGGATGATCTGGGCCAGCGTTGCGGTCGAGAGGTGACGTTCAGGATAGAGCACAACCCTGGCGCCGTTCGCCAAGGCACCCCAGACCTCGAACGTGGTCGCGTCGAATGTCGGCGAGGAGGCATTGAGAAAGATGTCCTGCGGCGAGATTTCGACGAAATCGTTGCCCGCCACCAGACGCACCAATCCCCGATGCTCGACCATGACGCCTTTGGGCGTTCCGGTGGAGCCTGAGGTGTAGATGACATAGGCGAGATGGCTGGGGGTCAGGCCAAGGGCGCGCGGGTCCGGGTTCGAGGCCGGCAGTTCGGCCCAGGCCGGGGTGGCCGTCTCCAGATCGATCACCGTCAGATCGACAAGCGCCTCCGGGCCGAGTGCGGCGCGTCCGACGGCATCGCAAAGCAGCAGGTGCGGTGCGGCATCCTCGAGCACCTGCCGCAGCCGCGCGCACGGATAGGCCGGGTCCAGCGGCAGATAGGCGCCGCCCGCCTTGAGGATCGCCAAAAGTCCCACCACCATCGCCGGGCTGCGCTCCAGGCAGATCGCCACCGGCTGATCCGGCTTCACACCCAGCGCAATCAGATGATGGGCCAGCCGGTTGGCCTGGGCGTTGAGCGCGCCATAGCTCAGCTCTTCGTCCTCATGGACGAGGGCGACGGCTTCGGGTGCGCGCCGGACCTGTTGCTCGAACAGCTCGTGGATGCAGCGCTCCGACGGATAGGCCGCCGCCGTCCGGTTCAGATCCTCCAGCAGATAGGTGCGCTCATCTGATGACAGCAGCTCGATGCGGCCGACCGGCTGGTCGGCATCGGCAACCATCGCCCGCAGCAGCGCCAGCAGATAACCACGCTGCCGCTCGATCGTCGCCTGATCGAACAGCGCCGTCGCATAGCCGAACGTTCCGGCGATCTCCTCACCACGCTCGCCAAGGCTCAGCTCCAGATCGAACTTGACCTGATCGAGCCCCTCGCCCGCAGCCTCCACGTTCAGCCCGGCAAGGTCGAACGACCCGACGGCGTTGTTCTGCCAGGCCAACATCACCTGGAACAGCGGCGTGTGATCAAGATGCCGGGGCGGCTTGACGATCTCCACCACCTGTTCGAACGGCAGGTCCTGATGCTCCTGCGCAGCCAGGGCCGTGCGCCGCGTCCGTTCCAGAAGCTCCGACACATCAGGTTCGCCCGACAGGTCGACCCGAAGCGCCAGGGTGTTGACGAAGAAGCCTATCAACTCTTCGATCTCGCCCCGGCCGCGATTGGCGCTCGGCACGCCGATCACAAGGTCGTCCTGCCCCGACAGACGCGACAGCACCGCCGCCCAGGCCGCCAGCACCGTCATGAACAACGTCGTGCCATGCTGCCGGCTCAGCCGCTTCAGACCCCGCGTCAGATCCTGGTCGATGACAACAGGCACACTGGCCCCGGCAAACGACTGCTGGGCCGGACGCGCACGGTCCGTCGGCAAGGCAAGACGGGCCGGAGCGCCGGCCAGGGCGTCGCGCCAATACTGCGCCTGGCGCTGCAGCCGTTCCCCCGACAGCCATTGCCGTTGCCAGGCGGCATAATCCGGGTACTGGATCGCCAGCGGCGGCAAAGGATCGTCCTCTCCAGCCTCGAACGCCCGGTAAAGCTGACTGAGTTCACGCACCAGCACGCCCATCGACCAGCCGTCCGAGACGATATGATGCTGGGTCAACAGGAAGACGTGTTCCGCATCCGACATCCGGATCAGCCGCCCGCGGATCAGCGGCCCGCGCGCAAGATCGAATGGCGTGCGCGCCTCTTCATGGCACAGATCCAGAAGCGCCGCCTCTGCATCCGGCCGGCCCGCAGATCGTGCTCGAGCACCGGCAACCCCGCATCCGGCGGCAGAACCTCAACCCGGGGCTTGCCCTCCGGTGCGACAAAGACACTGCGCAGCGCCTCGTGACGGGCAAACAAATGGTCAAGGCTGCGCTGCCAGGCGG harbors:
- a CDS encoding condensation domain-containing protein, whose translation is MPANLITEESTAITPQMLPLIDLTQEEIDRIVATVPGGVGNIQDIYGLSPLQDGILFHHLLASRGDPYLLVSQMAFAERGLLDRYLGAVQQVVDRHDILRTAFVWEGLSSPARWCGGVRRTGERGRAG
- a CDS encoding amino acid adenylation domain-containing protein, with the protein product MTANGKLDRKGLPSPEDDAYVRRTYEAPQGEIETMLAGIWAELLGVERVGRHDHFFELGGHSLLAVQLMERLRRLSLGVEVRTLFARPVLADLAASLGSHHEVAVPANLITKQSTAITPQMLPLIALAQPEIDRIVATVPGGVGNIQDIYGLSPLQDGILFHHLLASRGDPYLLVSQMAFADRGLLERYLAAVQQVVDRHDILRTAFVWEGLSSPAQVVWRKAPLQVSEVELDDCDGSGAEELRRRFDPRRQRIDLGRAPLLRFVIAREPGSGRWLLLELQHHLIGDHTTLEVMHAEVRAVLDGRAHELAAPQPFRNLVAQARLGVDAKAHEEFFQEQLADIDEPTMPFGLSEVYGDGIGSHEARRMLPQALNDRLRQQARRLGVSLASLCHLAWGQVVARASGREQVVFGTVLFGRMHAGAGADRALGLFINTLPLRLDLDGTGVEASVRTTHARLSELLAHEHASLALAQRCSGVAAPAPLFSALLNYRHNTPALACEAEDGLSGMEWLGGEERTNYPLTLSVEDFGEALGLTAQVVEPVSADRVCGYMQQVLEQLAEALEHAPNRPVRELDILPAAERSYLLEDLNRTAADYPSERCIHELFEQQVRRAPEAVALVHEEERLSYGELNAQANRLAHHLIGLGVRPDDRVAICLERSPSMVVGLLAILKAGGAYLPLDPAYPCARLRQVLDDAAPRLLLCDAAGRAALGPEALVDLTVVDLETATPAWAELPASNPDPSALGLTARHLAYVIYTSGSTGTPKGVMVEHASTVNLLHWSSGVFAESEISRTLFSTSISFDLSVYECFVPLSQGSTLYLVEDALALAQTPLDVSLINTVPSAIAALVDQQAVPASTSVINLAGERLKADLIERVFESSGVEKICNLYAPSETTTYSTWICMPRGEAVVETIGRPIANTRVYLLDGHGAPVPYGAVGELYIGGAGVARGYLNRPELTAERFLADPFSDEAGARLYRTGDLGRYLPDGNLEFLGRNDDQVKIRGFRIEPGEIAARLCEHARVREAAVVARQDRAGDKHLVAYVVCGPEAGSDDDDGSGLAGALRAHLGGRLPDYMVPSAFVRLEALPLTANGKLDRKGLPAPADDAYARRL
- a CDS encoding phosphopantetheine-binding protein, whose amino-acid sequence is METALAGIWAELLGLERVGRHDHFFELGGHSLLAVQLMERLRRLSLGVEVRTLFARPVLADLPQAWAAITRWRCLPT
- a CDS encoding AMP-binding protein, translating into MSEVELDDCDGSGADELRRRFDPRRQRIDLGRAPLLRFVIAREPGSGRWLLLELQHHLIGDHTTLEVMHAEVRAVLDGRAHELAAPQPFRNLVAQARLGVDAKAHEEFFQEQLADIDEPTMPFGLSEVYGDGIGSHEARRMLPQALNDRLRQQARRLGVSLASLCHLAWGQVVARASGREQVVFGTVLFGRMHAGAGADRALGLFINTLPVRLDLDGTGVEASVRTTHARLSELLAHEHASLALAQRCSGVAAPAPLFSALLNYRHNTPALACEADDLLSGMEWLGGEERTNYPLTLSVEDFGEALGLTAQVAEPVSADRVCGYMQQVLEQLAEALEHAPNRPVRELDILPAAERSYLLEDLNRTAAAYPSERCIHELFEQQVRRAPEAVALVHEDDRLSYGELNARANRLAHHLIALGVKPDQPVAICLERSPAMVVGLLAILKAGGAYLPLDPAYPSARLRQVLEDAAPHLLLCDAAGRAALGPEALADLTVVDLETAPGLGRTAGLEPGPAPLA
- a CDS encoding AMP-binding protein, producing MWRRPPAWAELPASNPDPRPWPDPRHLAYVIYTSGSTGTPKGVMVEHASTVNLLHWSSGVFAESEISRTLFSTSISFDLSVYECFVPLSQGSTLYLVEDALALAQTPLDVSLINTVPSAIAALVDQQAVPASTSVINLAGERLKADLIERVFESSGVEKICNLYAPSETTTYSTWICMPRGEAVVETIGRPIANTRVYLLDGHGAPVPFGAVGSFTSAGQGLRGAT